AGCTAAGCGTGCCAAACAGTTCCGTATCGGTGAGGATGTCATGGTAACTAGTTATCATCAGCCTGGCCGGATTACGGACAAGGTTTCCAATCATGAATGGCAGATTCAAATGGGTATTTTGAAAATGACCGTCCACGAAAACGATTTGGAAAAACTACCGGAAAGCCAAGTAGAAAAAATAGCCAAAAGCAAGCCGGCCATGCACAATACGCGTGTCGTCAAAACGGCCTCACGCAATGTTTCCGGACATATTGATCTGCGCGGCGAGCGTTACGAACAAGCGATGATGGATTTGGATCATTATATTGACCAAGCCATGCTGAATAATATCGACACAATTGAAATCATTCATGGCAAGGGCACCGGCGCATTAAGAGAAGGTGTCACTCAGATGCTGCGCTCAGACCGCCGCATCAAGCATTATGAATTTGCCAATGCAAACGGCGCTGGGGATGGTGCTACAATCGTTGAATTAAATTAATTTTTGGCGGCCAGTAGTTCGCTGACAAATTTATGAATCGTTGGCAAATCATCATCGTCAATTGCCAACTGGATTTTCACCGGTGCTGTCGCGAGATTAGCGCCGGCTTTTTTGACTTGATCGGCAAACTTTTCGACCGCTTTGCCGTAGTCTTTGCCATAAAATTTATCCCCGGATCCGATGACACCGCAGACCTTGTTTGACCAGTCTGCTGTATTTAAATCGTCAAAAAAGTCCATTGATTCATCGGGCACGGTGCCTTTATCGTAAGTATAGGGAACGATAACAACGATATCCGACTTGTTTAAGTCGGAAAGCTCAGTCTCCTCAAATTCATGAATATCGGCCTCATAACCTTGTTTGAAAAATTCATCGTCCAAGGCTGTGACGATGGTTTCACTATTTCCTGTAATCGTTGTGTAAATGATATCTATCTGCATAGTTTCAATTTTAACGAAGAGCAGTCGATTTTAAAAATTGCAAGCGCTTACAAAATATGTTATATTAACAACAGGCAATGAGTTGGTGCATCAACTGATAACTGATGCGATCCTAGTAGCCGGCAATCTGATAACTTGACTATTTCGAAATACTGTTTTTCGACCAAATGATACCTGGATGATTGCAAGGCTGTTAAGCATGATAGAGCTCATTGCAAAATCTATCTATAAAATAGTGCCTGCCTTCGGGCAGGTTTTTATTTGCGCAATTAAGGGCTTGCAAAGGTGTCATTCCGGGTTATACTTATAGACATCGAGACCAGAAGCCGCAGTTGTTTGTTACAGAAAATCGGGATTGATGAAAGCCGATACAGATCAACGCGAAACTGACTAGCTCTAATAAATCACAAATAAAAGACCAAAGAGGTCGCCGTTGTCATGGCGATGAAGTTGGGTGGTACCGCGTTGAAAGACGTCCCTCACTAGTTTTAGCGAAGGGCGTTTTTATTTTTTGAGGAATTATGGCAGATTTTAAATTAACGATGCCCGATGGCAGCATTAAAG
The Oenococcus kitaharae DSM 17330 DNA segment above includes these coding regions:
- a CDS encoding flavodoxin domain-containing protein, with translation MQIDIIYTTITGNSETIVTALDDEFFKQGYEADIHEFEETELSDLNKSDIVVIVPYTYDKGTVPDESMDFFDDLNTADWSNKVCGVIGSGDKFYGKDYGKAVEKFADQVKKAGANLATAPVKIQLAIDDDDLPTIHKFVSELLAAKN